The Geobacter metallireducens GS-15 region AGGTGAAGGTGGCTTGACCTCGCAGGGGAATGCGATAACGTAGGTGTGTGCAGCAACTATCCAAGGGGGGACGATGATGGAAGACACAAAGACGCAGCAGGAAGATGCAGGCGCCGTCAGGACCATCGGTGGGTTCGTGGCCGAGGATTACCGGACGGCGGAGGTGTTCGAGCGGCACGGGATCGACTTCTGCTGCGGCGGAAATGTTCCCCTTGATACTGCCTGCCGACAGAAAGGGATCGACCCGGCCGTTATCCTGGACGAGATCGAAGCAGCGAAGAGGGAACCGATGGAGCGGAGCCAGAACTTTGCGGTGTGGGAACTCTCGTTCCTGGCCGACTACATCGTTGCCGTCCACCATGCCTACATCAAGGACAATGCCGGGCAGATCGTCTTGTACGCCCGCAAGGTTGCCGAGGTCCATGGCGGCCGCCATGCCGAAGTGAAGGAGATCGCCGCGATCTTCGAGAAGGTCGCCGCCGATCTGGCAACCCATCTGCGCGAGGAGGAGGAAATCTTCTTTCCGGCCGTCAAGCGGGCCGATGCGGCGAAAAAAGCGGGGAAGAGGCCGGAACGGCAGGATATCGACGCCATCCGGGGGGATCTGGCAAGGCTCCGCCGGGAGCACGAAGAGGTGGGGGATGCGATTCACACCATCCGCCGCCTTGCCGGGGATTTCGCGATCCCCGACGACGCCTGCAACACCTACGCGGTCACCTACCGGAAACTGAAGGAGTTCGAGGACGACCTCCACAAGCACGTGCACCTAGAAAACAACATCCTTTTTCTGAACGCGGAAAGGGATCTGGGGGACTATGACTGAGAAAAAGCGCGGCAAGGGCGGCTTACGGGTAGATCCGTTCGAGCTGAAACTGGCACGGGAGGTGGAGCGGCTCCTGTTCCCGAAGAGTTCGCCGGTCTGCACCTGGAACTGTATCGGCGTGAAGAATCGCACGGCCGGGGTGCTGGGCGGAGACTATTTTGACTCCATCACCCTGCCGGACGGCCGATTGGCCCTCATTGTCGGCGATGTCACCGGCCACGGTCTCCACGCATCCGTCGTGATGTCGATGCTCTACGGATTCATCCACCATGCGGCATTCGACCAGATCGAACCGAAGGGACTGGCCGCGCAGGTAAATGCCTTTCTCTCCCATTTTGCCGAGCGGTCCCGAACGTTC contains the following coding sequences:
- the ric gene encoding iron-sulfur cluster repair di-iron protein, whose amino-acid sequence is MMEDTKTQQEDAGAVRTIGGFVAEDYRTAEVFERHGIDFCCGGNVPLDTACRQKGIDPAVILDEIEAAKREPMERSQNFAVWELSFLADYIVAVHHAYIKDNAGQIVLYARKVAEVHGGRHAEVKEIAAIFEKVAADLATHLREEEEIFFPAVKRADAAKKAGKRPERQDIDAIRGDLARLRREHEEVGDAIHTIRRLAGDFAIPDDACNTYAVTYRKLKEFEDDLHKHVHLENNILFLNAERDLGDYD